In one window of Macadamia integrifolia cultivar HAES 741 chromosome 2, SCU_Mint_v3, whole genome shotgun sequence DNA:
- the LOC122065614 gene encoding glutamate receptor 2.7-like yields the protein MKNSVQVLLSFILIFCMSLFIGKFGVSAQNTTIPFNVGVVLDYNNLVGRIGLTCISMALSDFYAIHSFYRTRLVLHTRDSNSNVVHAASMALDLLNNIEVQAIIGPITSSEADFVIDLGDEAHVPILSFSASNPFLSSSQNPYFVRASLSDSSEVKAIASTVQAFRWKEAVLIYENTDYGSGIVPYLIDAFTAIETRVPYRSVLSPSATDDQIVSELYKMMTMQTRVFVVHMSYPLGARLFLKAKNVGMMNEGYAWIITDGLSNQLNSMDPSVLHSMQGVIGIEPYQPMSDNLKNFKIRWRQNFHKENPDMKRVALNIFGLWAYDTVWALALAAEKFGAANLQFQHPQVVNGTSDLLTIGISKIGPKLLQTILETKFTGLSGKFSLVDGQLQSSAYRVLNVIGREGREIGFWTPTNGILRELNASSSSNLSPIVWPGDSTTVPKGWVIPTNGKKLKIGVPVKKGFTEFVKVAIDPTTNATSVTGYCIDVFNAVIGELPYALPYEFIPFMKPDGTSAGTYNDMIDQVYLQKYDAVVGDTTIIANRSLYIDFTMPYTQSGVTMIVPVQQDQRKNMWVFLKPLNWDLWFTILIFFIFTGAVTWVLEHRVNNDFRGTPINQLGMIFWFTFSTMVFAHKEVFSNLARFIVIIWVFVVLILTSSYTASLTSMLTVQQLQPTVTDVKELIRNGEYVGYKNGSFVFDMLKQMSFNESKIRAYGSVEDLDQALSKGSDNGGIAAAFDENPYMKLFLSKYCGKYTMVGPTYKTDGFGFVFPRGSPLVSDVSRAILNVTEGDKMARIEQAWFGQDNCPDRSTNLSSYSLTLDSFGGLFIITGAASLLALFIFVLRFCRNNGDIIKLDDPNGSTLKRIVTMAKIYDETDPSSHDSRVTKNRKQNTEIPSVIEALAISIAPSLPTIPSVIDRYCTTYEEDQGRVSNSSSGTHGNVTPLEGQGSQFCTSPNANRGRGKELICTESIDPDAERPTGLIINN from the exons ATGAAGAACTCGGTCCAAGTTCTTTTGTCTTTCATCTTAATATTCTGTATGAGTCTCTTCATTGGCAAATTTGGTGTATCAGCTCAAAATACAACCATCCCCTTCAATGTTGGGGTGGTTCTGGATTACAATAATCTGGTTGGGAGAATTGGGTTGACCTGCATCTCCATGGCATTGTCTGATTTCTATGCAATTCACAGTTTCTACAGAACAAGACTGGTTCTCCACACCAGGGATTCCAACAGCAATGTGGTCCATGCTGCTTCTATGG CTCTTGACCTACTAAATAACATAGAAGTACAAGCAATTATTGGACCAATAACATCTTCTGAGGCCGACTTTGTGATTGATCTTGGAGACGAAGCACATGTAcccattctctctttctctgcatcaaatccttttctttcttcatctcaAAATCCTTATTTTGTCCGGGCTTCCCTTAGTGACTCCTCTGAAGTAAAAGCAATTGCTTCCACTGTCCAAGCCTTCAGATGGAAGGAAGCTGTACTAATATATGAAAACACTGATTATGGTAGTGGAATTGTTCCTTATTTAATTGATGCATTTACAGCAATTGAGACCCGTGTCCCCTATCGAAGTGTCCTTTCCCCTTCAGCCACCGATGATCAAATTGTTTCAGAGCTTTACAAGATGATGACAATGCAAACTAGAGTATTTGTTGTGCACATGTCATACCCTCTTGGTGCTCGTTTATTTTTGAAAGCAAAAAATGTCGGAATGATGAATGAAGGATATGCCTGGATTATCACAGATGGGCTATCTAATCAGTTGAATTCCATGGATCCCTCTGTTCTTCATTCTATGCAAGGTGTAATTGGCATCGAGCCTTACCAGCCAATGTCTGATAATCTTAAGAATTTTAAGATAAGATGGAGACAAAATTTCCACAAGGAAAACCCAGATATGAAAAGAGTTGCCCTTAACATTTTTGGACTGTGGGCCTATGATACTGTTTGGGCACTAGCACTGGCAGCTGAGAAATTTGGGGCAGCGAATCTCCAATTCCAGCACCCACAAGTTGTTAATGGAACATCTGACCTTTTAACCATCGGAATCTCTAAAATAGGTCCTAAACTTCTCCAGACAATATTAGAGACAAAATTTACAGGCCTGAGTGGAAAATTTAGCCTTGTTGATGGACAACTACAATCATCGGCATATCGAGTACTCAATGTAATAGGTCGTGAAGGAAGGGAGATTGGATTCTGGACACCAACAAATGGAATTTTACGTGAACTGAATGCATCTTCAAGTTCCAATCTCAGTCCTATAGTATGGCCAGGAGATTCTACTACTGTGCCTAAAGGATGGGTAATTCCTACAAATGGGAAGAAACTGAAGATTGGAGTTCCTGTTAAGAAAGGATTTACTGAATTTGTGAAGGTAGCAATAGATCCTACTACCAATGCTACAAGTGTCACTGGGTACTGCATTGATGTCTTTAATGCTGTAATTGGGGAACTGCCATATGCCCTTCCTTATGAGTTTATTCCATTCATGAAGCCTGATGGTACAAGTGCCGGGACCTACAATGATATGATCGACCAAGTATATCTCCAA AAATATGATGCAGTCGTTGGTGATACAACTATCATAGCCAATCGGTCCTTGTATATCGATTTTACAATGCCATACACACAGTCTGGGGTAACAATGATAGTGCCAGTCCAACAAGATCAGAGGAAGAATATGTGGGTTTTCCTGAAGCCTTTGAATTGGGATCTATGGTTCACTATTctcattttcttcatcttcacaGGCGCTGTGACCTGGGTCCTCGAACACAGAGTAAACAACGATTTTAGGGGTACACCTATAAATCAACTTGGAATGATCTTCTGGTTCACCTTCTCAACCATGGTTTTTGCACATA AAGAGGTCTTCAGCAACTTGGCTAGGTTCATTGTGATCATATGGGTTTTTGTTGTGCTCATCCTCACATCAAGTTACACAGCAAGCCTAACTTCCATGCTGACAGTTCAACAGCTTCAACCTACTGTCACAGATGTAAAAGAGCTCATAAGAAATGGGGAGTATGTGGGGTACAAAAATGGTTCATTTGTGTTTGATATGCTAAAGCAAATGAGCTTTAATGAGTCCAAGATTAGAGCCTATGGAAGTGTAGAAGATTTAGACCAAGCTTTATCTAAAGGgagtgacaatggtggtattgCTGCTGCTTTTGATGAGAACCCTTACATGAAACtctttctttcaaaatattGTGGCAAATACACCATGGTTGGACCTACATATAAGACTGATGGATTCGGTTTT GTCTTTCCAAGAGGATCCCCACTGGTATCTGATGTTTCAAGGGCAATCTTAAATGTAACAGAAGGAGATAAAATGGCACGGATTGAGCAAGCATGGTTTGGGCAAGACAATTGTCCAGACAGGAGTACCAACTTATCTTCTTATAGTCTGACTCTAGATAGTTTTGGAGGGTTGTTCATCATCACTGGAGCTGCTTCACTGCTAGCCCTCTTCATATTTGTTCTTAGATTCTGTCGTAACAATGGGGACATTATCAAACTTGATGATCCTAATGGTTCTACACTGAAAAGAATTGTTACAATGGCAAAAATATATGATGAGACGGATCCTTCCTCTCATGATTCTAGAGTAACTAAAAATCGCAAACAAAATACTGAAATTCCATCAGTCATTGAAGCTTTAGCTATATCTATTGCCCCAAGCTTACCAACAATTCCCTCTGTTATAGACAGGTATTGTACTACTTATGAAGAAGACCAAGGAAGGGTATCAAACAGTTCCTCTGGTACACATGGAAATGTCACTCCCTTGGAAGGTCAGGGAAGCCAGTTCTGTACTTCTCCAAATGCAAATCGGGGTCGAGGTAAGGAATTAATATGTACTGAGAGTATTGATCCAGATGCAGAGAGGCCAACTGGCCTCATAATCAATAACTAA